A window of Calonectris borealis chromosome 3, bCalBor7.hap1.2, whole genome shotgun sequence contains these coding sequences:
- the LOC142080190 gene encoding glutathione S-transferase-like, producing the protein MSGKPKLHYFNGRGRMESVRWLLAAAGVEFEECFLETKDDLTKLQKDGSLLFQQVPMVEIDGMKMVQSRAIGNYIAAKYNLYGNDLKERALIDMYVEAVIDLNELLMTHAFQPADKKEQHFATIVDKATNRYFPVYEKVLKDHGQDFLVGNRFSRADVQLLETLLMAEECKPDILAKFPLLQSFKARISNIPTIKKFLQPGSQRKPPLQEKDVPKLMKIFH; encoded by the exons ATGTCTGGGAAACCCAAGCTGCACTATTTCAATGGACGAGGCCGAATGGAATCAGTACGGTGGCTACTAGCAGCAGCTGGGGTTGAG TTTGAAGAATGTTTTCTGGAAACAAAGGATGATCTGACAAAGTTACAGAAGG ATGGATCCCTGCTATTTCAGCAAGTGCCAATGGTGGAGATAGATGGAATGAAGATGGTGCAGAGCAGAGCCATTGGCAACTACATAGCAGCAAAGTACAACCTCTATGGGAACGACCTGAAGGAGAGAGCCCT AATTGATATGTATGTGGAAGCAGTAATAGATCTGAATGAGTTACTCATGACCCATGCTTTCCAACCAGCGGATAAAAAGGAGCAACATTTTGCTACTATTGTGGACAAGGCCACAAACAGATACTTCCCAGTCTATGAGAAG GTTTTGAAAGACCATGGACAAGACTTTCTTGTTGGCAACCGGTTTAGCAGGGCAGATGTGCAATTACTTGAAACCCTTTTAATGGCAGAAGAGTGCAAGCCTGATATACTTGCCAAATTTCCTCTATTGCAG agTTTTAAAGCAAGAATAAGCAATATCCCCACAATAAAGAAAttcctgcagcctggcagccAGAGGAAACCACCACTACAAGAAAAAGATGTACCAAAACTGATGAAAATTTTCCACTGA
- the LOC142080196 gene encoding glutathione S-transferase 3-like isoform X2: MSGKPRLTYCNGRGRMEPVRWLLAAAGVEFEEIFLETREQYEKLIKDGVLMFQQVPLVEIDGMKMVQTRAILSYIAGKYNLYGKDLKERALIDMYVEGITDLMQMILMFPFSPSEAKEKNLDSIKEKATNRYFPVFEKVLKQHGQDFLVGNKFSWADVQLIEAILAVEEKIPAVLSGFPQLQAFKIRMSNMPTIKKFLQPGSPRKPPPDERYVETVLKIFKK, encoded by the exons ATGTCAGGGAAGCCCAGGCTTACCTACTGTAATGGAAGGGGGCGAATGGAGCCCGTACGATGGCTGTTGGCAGCAGCCGGTGTGGAG TTCGAAGAAATTTTTTTGGAAACAAGAGAGCAGTACGAAAAGTTAATCAAAG ATGGAGTCCTGATGTTCCAGCAAGTGCCCCTGGTTGAGATCGATGGGATGAAGATGGTGCAGACCAGAGCTATCCTCAGCTACATAGCGGGGAAATACAATCTCTACGGGAAAGACTTGAAGGAGAGAGCCCT GATTGACATGTATGTGGAAGGAATAACAGATCTGATGCAAATGATTTTgatgtttcctttctctccatctgaggcaaaggagaaaaatcttgACTCAATTAAGGAGAAGGCAACTAACAGGTACTTCCCAGTCTTTGAAAAG GTTTTGAAACAACATGGCCAAGACTTTCTCGTGGGTAACAAATTCAGCTGGGCAGATGTTCAGCTAATTGAAGCCATTTTAGCAGTGGAGGAGAAAATACCTGCTGTGCTGTCGGGGTTTCCTCAGTTGCAG gcttttaaaataagaatgagCAATATGCCTACAATTAAGAAGttcctgcagcctggcagcccaAGGAAACCCCCACCAGATGAACGTTATGTAGAAACTGTGTTGaagatttttaagaaatga